A section of the Pedobacter sp. HDW13 genome encodes:
- a CDS encoding thioredoxin family protein has product MKQLFLIGLMLISLGACAQGEGYKVGDVVKDFALKNVDNKMVSMADYKDAKGFIVVFTCNTCPVAQAYQDRVAELNASYAAKGYPVIAINPNDAGAVPAESFDKMQALAKVKNFTYPYLLDPDHVVTKQFGASRTPHVFLVNKSDKGNVVEYIGAIDNDPEGENATKEDYVKNAINNLATGKKPAVTTTKAVGCSIKWKKG; this is encoded by the coding sequence ATGAAACAGTTATTTCTAATTGGCTTGATGTTAATTTCGTTAGGTGCCTGTGCACAAGGCGAAGGGTATAAAGTTGGCGATGTGGTTAAAGATTTCGCTTTAAAGAATGTAGACAATAAAATGGTATCGATGGCCGACTACAAGGATGCTAAAGGCTTTATTGTCGTTTTTACCTGCAATACCTGTCCGGTAGCTCAGGCTTACCAGGATCGTGTTGCTGAGCTAAATGCCAGTTATGCCGCCAAAGGATATCCGGTTATTGCCATTAACCCAAATGATGCCGGTGCGGTTCCAGCCGAAAGTTTCGATAAAATGCAGGCCCTGGCCAAAGTAAAGAATTTCACTTACCCTTATTTGCTCGATCCGGACCATGTAGTTACCAAACAATTCGGTGCAAGCAGAACGCCGCATGTTTTCCTGGTAAATAAAAGCGACAAAGGAAATGTAGTTGAATACATTGGTGCAATAGATAATGACCCTGAAGGTGAAAACGCCACAAAAGAAGATTATGTAAAAAATGCGATCAATAATTTAGCCACAGGTAAAAAGCCTGCTGTTACCACAACCAAGGCTGTGGGTTGCAGTATAAAATGGAAAAAAGGCTAA
- a CDS encoding glycoside hydrolase family 125 protein, giving the protein MKRRTFIQNTGLLGAGVVASKFSFAANLAPEFPVVRVAAAKRHFQSKAVDNAIKTFQANVKNPELTWLFENCFPNTLDTTVYHSENGGRPDTYVITGDIDAMWLRDSSAQVWPYLQFVNEDEPLKKLIAGVIIHQTKCILKDPYANAFYGDATKVGEWKTDKTAMQPGVHERKWEIDSLCYPIRLAYHYWKKTGDKTPFDADWKKGIEATLKTFKEQQRKAGKGPYHFQRETTQPTDSLPMAGYGFPVNPVGLICSAFRPSDDATIFPFLVPSNFFAVSSLRHAAEMIKVLNSDKILESSLLNLADEVSAALQKHAIVNHPKYGKIYAFEVDGFGSSYLMDDSNVPSLLALPYLGAMKIEDPIYQNTRKFALSKDNPYFFKGTAAEGIGGPHAGQDMIWPMSITMRALTSKDDAEIKACIESLRKTHAGKGFMHESFHKDNPANFTRAWFAWSNTLFGELLWKTYHEKPALLKA; this is encoded by the coding sequence ATGAAAAGAAGAACATTTATACAAAACACAGGTTTGTTAGGCGCAGGCGTAGTGGCTTCCAAATTCTCTTTTGCAGCTAATTTAGCCCCCGAATTTCCGGTTGTACGTGTAGCTGCGGCAAAAAGACATTTTCAAAGTAAGGCGGTAGATAATGCCATAAAAACCTTCCAGGCCAATGTTAAAAACCCTGAATTAACCTGGTTGTTCGAAAATTGTTTTCCAAACACTTTAGATACTACGGTTTATCACAGCGAAAATGGTGGCAGACCCGATACTTACGTTATAACCGGCGATATTGATGCGATGTGGTTACGAGACAGTTCGGCGCAGGTGTGGCCTTACCTGCAATTTGTAAATGAGGATGAACCCCTTAAAAAACTGATTGCCGGTGTAATTATCCACCAAACCAAATGTATTTTGAAAGACCCTTATGCCAACGCCTTTTATGGCGATGCTACCAAAGTAGGGGAATGGAAAACAGATAAAACCGCTATGCAACCGGGAGTGCACGAGCGTAAATGGGAAATAGATTCGTTATGTTACCCGATTCGTTTAGCTTACCACTACTGGAAAAAAACAGGTGATAAAACACCATTCGATGCCGATTGGAAAAAAGGAATTGAAGCAACTTTAAAAACCTTTAAAGAGCAACAACGTAAAGCAGGAAAAGGCCCTTATCATTTCCAAAGGGAAACTACACAACCAACTGATTCGTTGCCAATGGCAGGTTATGGTTTTCCGGTTAACCCGGTGGGTTTAATTTGTTCGGCTTTCCGTCCGAGCGATGATGCGACTATTTTTCCTTTCCTCGTACCTTCAAACTTCTTTGCAGTATCGAGTTTAAGGCATGCGGCCGAAATGATTAAAGTCTTAAACAGTGATAAAATATTAGAAAGCAGCTTATTAAACCTGGCCGATGAGGTGAGTGCTGCGCTTCAAAAACACGCCATTGTAAACCACCCGAAATATGGTAAAATTTATGCTTTTGAGGTAGATGGTTTTGGTAGTTCGTATTTGATGGACGATTCGAATGTACCTAGTTTATTAGCCTTGCCTTACCTGGGCGCGATGAAAATCGAAGATCCGATTTATCAGAATACACGAAAATTTGCCTTGTCAAAAGATAATCCTTACTTCTTTAAAGGCACAGCAGCCGAAGGTATTGGCGGACCGCACGCTGGTCAGGATATGATTTGGCCAATGAGTATCACCATGCGCGCCTTAACATCTAAAGATGATGCCGAAATTAAAGCGTGTATCGAAAGTTTACGTAAAACGCATGCAGGCAAAGGATTTATGCACGAGTCGTTTCATAAAGATAATCCTGCCAACTTTACTAGAGCCTGGTTTGCATGGTCGAACACTTTGTTTGGCGAGTTGCTTTGGAAAACATACCACGAAAAACCAGCTTTATTAAAAGCTTAA
- a CDS encoding DUF1624 domain-containing protein has protein sequence MDAAQSTLSKRILSIDILRGLVMIIMALDHTRDFFHIGAMTGDPLNPDTTTGMLFFTRWITHFCAPTFVFLSGLSAYLSAQSRTAAQASAFLFKRGLWLILVEIVIITFGLTFNPGYNFIILQVIWAIGTSMIFLAIFSRISYKTVLIIGLVLVFGHNLFNLFPAPKDLAGGMILKVFFTASGTVVPLSANHFVGVFYAILPWTGVMFVGYGVGAWYRKGYEAERRQRNLLMVGFLAVFVFVALRLINVYGDPVPRKEYDDLFKNLLTFFNVNKYPPSLQYISMTLGPAMLFLAVTENLSNWFTRITSVYGAVPFFYYVLHFYLLHTLLVIVFFATGHSTKEIVQIPFMFRPAAFGFNLPLVYVIWLSVVASLYLPCRWFKQYKETHRQWWLRYV, from the coding sequence ATGGATGCAGCACAAAGCACACTTTCAAAACGTATTTTATCGATTGATATACTGCGTGGATTGGTGATGATCATTATGGCTTTAGACCATACCCGCGATTTTTTTCATATCGGTGCCATGACAGGCGATCCATTAAATCCTGATACCACAACAGGAATGCTGTTTTTTACCCGCTGGATCACGCATTTCTGTGCGCCAACCTTTGTTTTTCTTTCCGGATTATCTGCTTATTTATCCGCCCAAAGCAGAACAGCTGCACAGGCCAGTGCGTTCTTATTTAAGCGTGGCTTATGGCTCATATTGGTCGAAATCGTAATCATCACCTTTGGCTTAACCTTTAATCCTGGCTACAATTTTATTATCCTGCAGGTAATTTGGGCTATTGGTACCAGCATGATCTTTTTGGCTATTTTCAGCCGGATTTCTTATAAAACGGTGCTGATTATTGGGTTGGTGCTGGTTTTTGGACATAACCTTTTTAACTTATTCCCGGCACCAAAAGACCTCGCAGGCGGAATGATTTTAAAAGTATTTTTTACTGCATCGGGTACGGTTGTACCGCTATCTGCTAATCATTTTGTAGGTGTGTTTTACGCCATCCTTCCGTGGACAGGTGTGATGTTTGTGGGTTATGGTGTTGGCGCCTGGTATAGAAAGGGATACGAAGCCGAACGCCGGCAACGCAATTTATTGATGGTAGGTTTTTTAGCGGTGTTTGTATTTGTAGCCTTGAGATTAATCAATGTATATGGCGATCCGGTTCCGCGTAAAGAATATGATGATCTGTTTAAGAACCTGCTCACTTTTTTCAATGTAAACAAATACCCGCCATCGTTGCAATATATATCTATGACCTTAGGCCCGGCAATGCTTTTTTTGGCCGTTACCGAAAACCTAAGCAATTGGTTTACCAGAATAACTTCGGTGTACGGTGCTGTTCCATTTTTTTACTATGTGCTGCACTTTTACCTGCTGCACACGTTACTGGTAATCGTATTTTTTGCAACTGGCCATAGTACTAAAGAAATTGTTCAGATTCCATTTATGTTCAGGCCGGCAGCTTTTGGCTTCAATTTGCCACTGGTTTATGTAATATGGCTTAGTGTGGTTGCCTCGCTTTATTTACCTTGTAGATGGTTTAAGCAATATAAGGAAACACACCGGCAATGGTGGCTAAGGTATGTTTAG
- a CDS encoding glycoside hydrolase N-terminal domain-containing protein, whose translation MWDNKPAKKWMTEAYPIGNGRIGGMIFGGVDQEHIQFNDNTLWTGDENDRGMYQAFGDLFIDFNNNDQQFTAYTRKLDITRAVHSIDYKQNGTQFKREYFCSFPDKVMVLRFTANQKNAYSAAIGLKGAHQGTITANGNILQLTGKLPNGITYQATALVKIENGKLSTVKDGDNEKIKIENADAVTIVFTAATNYVNKREQNWKGEEPAPKIDRILNAVKAKSYNNLLKAHISDYSQLYNRLSLNLGTSDAANQNLPTYQRLINYKKVTDPALEALIFQYGRYLLISSSRAGGLPANLQGLWNESNTPPWGSDYHSNINIQMNYWLAEPTNLSECQVPYLDYINSMREVSKMHTRKQYPNTRGWTVKTENNIFGGMSFLWNTPGSAWYAQALWEHYAFTQDKAYLKNFAYPIIKEIAEFWDDHLKRRPDGTLVAPMGWSPEHGPTEDGVTHDHQIIYDLFTNYIESADILGIDADYKKHIADLKAHLLKPKIGKWGQLQEWETDRDDPKDQHRHISHLFGLHPGREISTIKTPELAQAAKVTLIARGDESTGWSMAWKMNFWARLQDGNHAYKILQNFITPVGGSGTDYNKGGGIYSNLFCAHPPFQIDGNFGYTAGISEMLLQSQAGELQFLPALPDKWKNGNIKGLKARGNFEIINLQWKDAKVVALAIKSLSGEKCIVRSPNQLKVTAKGIIEEKSGKDFRYSFNTQAGKVYQFN comes from the coding sequence ATGTGGGATAATAAACCTGCAAAAAAATGGATGACCGAAGCCTACCCTATTGGCAACGGCCGTATTGGCGGGATGATTTTTGGTGGGGTTGATCAGGAACACATTCAGTTTAACGATAATACCTTATGGACTGGCGATGAAAACGACCGGGGCATGTATCAGGCTTTCGGCGATCTGTTTATCGATTTTAACAATAATGATCAGCAATTTACCGCATACACCCGCAAACTGGATATCACCAGAGCAGTTCATTCCATTGATTATAAGCAAAATGGAACGCAATTTAAACGCGAGTATTTTTGTAGCTTTCCGGATAAAGTGATGGTGTTGCGCTTTACAGCTAACCAAAAAAATGCTTATTCGGCTGCTATTGGCTTAAAAGGTGCGCATCAAGGCACGATAACAGCCAACGGAAATATTCTTCAGCTGACTGGTAAATTGCCAAACGGCATAACTTATCAGGCTACTGCTTTGGTTAAAATTGAAAATGGAAAATTGAGTACCGTAAAAGATGGCGATAACGAAAAAATTAAAATAGAAAATGCAGATGCAGTAACCATTGTTTTTACAGCTGCGACCAATTATGTTAACAAGCGCGAACAAAACTGGAAAGGCGAAGAACCGGCTCCTAAAATAGACAGGATTTTAAATGCCGTTAAAGCAAAAAGTTACAATAACCTGCTGAAAGCGCATATTAGCGATTATAGCCAGCTGTATAACCGCCTGAGTTTAAACCTGGGTACCAGTGATGCAGCAAATCAAAACCTGCCAACTTACCAAAGGTTAATTAACTATAAAAAGGTAACCGACCCTGCACTTGAGGCTCTGATTTTCCAGTATGGTAGGTATTTGTTGATTAGTTCTTCCAGGGCAGGTGGTTTACCGGCCAATCTTCAGGGTTTATGGAACGAAAGCAATACTCCGCCCTGGGGAAGCGATTACCACTCTAACATCAATATTCAAATGAATTATTGGCTGGCAGAACCTACAAATCTTTCCGAATGTCAGGTACCTTACCTCGATTACATCAACAGCATGCGCGAGGTGAGTAAAATGCATACCCGAAAGCAATATCCAAATACGCGGGGATGGACAGTAAAAACAGAGAACAATATTTTTGGGGGCATGAGTTTCTTGTGGAATACACCGGGCAGTGCTTGGTATGCACAAGCCCTTTGGGAGCATTATGCTTTTACCCAGGATAAAGCTTACCTGAAAAACTTCGCCTACCCAATTATTAAAGAAATTGCTGAGTTCTGGGACGACCACCTAAAAAGACGTCCTGATGGTACTTTGGTAGCCCCTATGGGTTGGTCGCCAGAGCATGGCCCTACCGAAGACGGGGTAACACACGATCATCAGATTATTTACGATCTCTTTACCAATTACATCGAATCGGCTGATATTTTAGGCATAGATGCCGATTATAAAAAACACATTGCCGATTTAAAAGCACATTTATTAAAACCAAAAATCGGTAAATGGGGCCAGTTGCAGGAATGGGAAACCGATCGCGATGATCCGAAAGATCAGCACAGGCATATTTCGCACCTCTTTGGCCTGCATCCGGGCAGAGAAATCAGCACCATTAAAACACCAGAACTGGCGCAGGCTGCAAAAGTAACCTTAATTGCCCGAGGCGATGAATCGACAGGTTGGTCGATGGCCTGGAAAATGAACTTCTGGGCCAGGTTGCAGGATGGAAACCATGCCTATAAAATTTTACAGAACTTTATTACCCCTGTGGGTGGTTCGGGTACCGATTACAATAAAGGTGGTGGTATCTATTCGAATTTGTTTTGTGCGCATCCACCCTTCCAGATTGATGGAAACTTTGGCTACACGGCTGGTATTTCTGAAATGTTGTTGCAAAGCCAGGCTGGCGAATTGCAGTTCCTACCTGCATTACCCGATAAGTGGAAGAATGGCAACATTAAAGGCTTAAAAGCCCGCGGTAATTTCGAAATCATCAACTTGCAATGGAAAGATGCTAAAGTGGTAGCCTTAGCGATCAAATCATTATCAGGAGAAAAATGCATTGTGAGAAGCCCTAATCAGCTTAAGGTTACTGCAAAAGGCATAATTGAAGAAAAGTCGGGCAAAGATTTCAGGTATAGTTTTAATACCCAGGCTGGCAAAGTATACCAGTTTAATTAA
- a CDS encoding GH92 family glycosyl hydrolase → MKSLTKSLHFILFLSALSLYQLQAQTKARLTKYVNTFIGTAPLTDPKILGYELPQGWRSWAGLTFPGSSLPNAMVQLSPITEFGSGAGYEYEDDTIYGFAHTNKGHWNLCNIPVLPLSNPLGKFGSKFSHKNESATPGFYQVYLDDYQVNVRLTSTLRCGFHEYDYKNNGDRQILFSMGKANSGVSTWNIAQDGESAIQGFQGGENVYFYAEVNGKIDKLDITDASKRSGYAIVHLADGSKGPVTLKIGLSFVSIANAKENLKQEIGNKTFAQIRNEASSTWENLLSSIEVKGGTSKQKQMLYSSLYRSFLWPALRSDVNGEYKDAKRQVVKSDFRYYTEPSLWDTYRNKDVLLGLITPKVTLDVIKSMKDVGEKTGFIPTFFHGDHGASSIAGAYLRGIDDFDIQATYQILLRNANVAGGARPFIKEYIEKGYISDPDVKNPHVETKAKAGVSKTLEYAYDDYSLAQVAQKLGDTANYRILMARSKNYKNMFDPSTRFMRGRLENGDWIKPFNPQYPYYEYMYREANAWQVSFYAPHDMPGLIELYGGAAGFESKLDSLFTVPWNPKYIVRNVETMIGQYCQGNQPDHEAPFAYTFIGKPEKSQKIIDKILNELYGIGSDGLALSGMDDAGEMSAWYVFSALGLYPFSATDPKYIVTAPLFDEVKWKTSSGKILTITKPGKGRGISQINVDGKTNEGYFISHDLFKNGGHVLIETK, encoded by the coding sequence ATGAAATCTCTAACCAAATCATTACACTTTATCTTATTTCTAAGTGCCCTGAGCTTGTATCAGCTACAGGCGCAAACCAAAGCCAGATTAACCAAATATGTAAATACCTTTATTGGCACAGCACCTTTAACCGATCCTAAAATACTGGGTTATGAGTTGCCACAGGGCTGGCGATCGTGGGCTGGTTTAACTTTTCCGGGTAGTTCATTGCCGAATGCCATGGTGCAACTGAGCCCGATAACCGAATTTGGTTCAGGCGCAGGCTATGAGTATGAAGACGATACCATTTACGGATTTGCGCATACCAACAAAGGGCACTGGAACCTGTGTAATATCCCTGTTTTACCACTATCGAACCCTTTAGGTAAATTCGGTTCTAAATTTTCGCATAAAAACGAAAGCGCTACTCCTGGCTTTTATCAGGTTTATCTGGATGATTACCAGGTAAATGTTAGGCTTACATCAACCTTAAGATGTGGTTTCCACGAATATGACTATAAAAACAATGGCGACAGGCAAATCCTTTTTAGCATGGGTAAGGCCAATAGTGGTGTTTCTACCTGGAACATAGCACAGGATGGGGAATCGGCTATACAAGGTTTTCAGGGAGGTGAGAACGTTTATTTTTATGCTGAAGTAAACGGAAAGATTGATAAACTTGATATTACCGATGCAAGCAAACGTTCGGGCTATGCCATTGTACATTTAGCCGATGGAAGCAAAGGGCCGGTAACTTTAAAAATAGGCTTGTCGTTTGTGAGCATTGCCAATGCCAAAGAAAACCTTAAACAGGAAATTGGCAATAAAACCTTTGCACAGATCCGTAACGAAGCAAGCAGCACCTGGGAAAACTTATTATCCAGTATCGAAGTAAAGGGTGGTACCAGCAAACAAAAACAAATGTTGTACTCTAGTTTGTACCGCTCGTTTTTATGGCCGGCCTTGCGCAGCGATGTAAATGGCGAATATAAAGATGCCAAACGCCAGGTGGTAAAAAGCGATTTCAGGTATTATACCGAGCCTTCGCTTTGGGATACTTACCGCAATAAAGATGTGCTGCTTGGCCTAATTACACCGAAGGTAACTTTAGATGTAATTAAATCGATGAAGGATGTAGGAGAAAAAACAGGTTTTATACCTACCTTTTTTCATGGCGACCATGGTGCTTCTTCTATTGCAGGCGCTTATTTAAGAGGAATTGATGATTTCGATATCCAGGCTACCTACCAGATTTTATTGCGTAATGCCAATGTAGCCGGTGGTGCGAGGCCATTTATAAAAGAGTATATCGAAAAGGGTTACATTTCTGACCCTGATGTAAAGAACCCACATGTAGAAACCAAAGCCAAGGCTGGTGTATCTAAAACACTGGAGTATGCATATGATGATTATTCGCTGGCACAGGTTGCGCAAAAATTGGGCGATACTGCCAATTATCGCATTTTAATGGCCAGATCGAAAAACTATAAAAACATGTTCGATCCATCAACGCGTTTCATGCGTGGCAGATTAGAAAACGGCGATTGGATTAAACCCTTTAACCCACAATATCCTTATTATGAATACATGTACCGCGAAGCCAATGCCTGGCAGGTTTCTTTTTATGCACCGCACGACATGCCCGGGCTAATTGAACTTTATGGAGGTGCAGCAGGTTTTGAATCGAAGTTAGACTCGTTATTTACCGTACCCTGGAATCCTAAATACATTGTCCGCAACGTAGAAACCATGATTGGCCAATACTGCCAGGGTAACCAGCCCGACCACGAGGCTCCGTTTGCCTATACTTTTATTGGTAAGCCCGAAAAATCGCAGAAGATAATCGATAAAATTTTAAACGAATTATATGGCATTGGTAGTGATGGTTTAGCACTGTCGGGTATGGATGATGCCGGCGAAATGTCGGCCTGGTACGTATTCAGTGCTTTAGGTTTATACCCATTTTCGGCCACCGATCCTAAATATATTGTAACCGCGCCCTTGTTTGATGAAGTGAAATGGAAAACCAGCAGCGGTAAAATCTTAACCATTACCAAGCCCGGAAAGGGAAGAGGCATTAGCCAGATTAATGTAGACGGTAAAACGAATGAGGGTTATTTTATTTCGCACGATCTGTTTAAAAACGGAGGCCATGTGCTGATCGAAACAAAATAG
- a CDS encoding GAF domain-containing sensor histidine kinase yields MQNPVTNIQADIEAVNNIPTVANILEIVCRTTGMGFAAVARVTTDKWIACAVHDEINFGLKVGGELKLETTICNEIRQHKSAVVIDHVAEDPEYAGHHTPLMYGFQSYISVPITLKNGVFFGTLCAIDPKPAKLKNPAIIGMFTIFGELIASHLDALEQVAEAEKELKKEQEIAIVRDQFIAILGHDLKNPLNAISSSTQLLSRLNLDEKGSRLTKIIADASFRMNGLIDNILDFASGHLGAGISVNRTKDEDHERLLKEVVEELQAIWPERRINMVFDLTHPINADGKRLAQLFSNLLANAINYSPIDSVVEVTASSTSNQFNLCVTNAGKQIPAAAMERLFQPFSRGEVEPNQKGLGLGLYIASEIAHAHNGTLKVSSNADKTCFTLNFANNNDNS; encoded by the coding sequence TTGCAAAACCCCGTAACAAACATTCAAGCTGATATTGAAGCAGTAAATAATATCCCCACTGTAGCCAATATTTTAGAAATCGTATGCCGCACTACCGGGATGGGTTTTGCAGCTGTTGCCCGCGTAACTACCGATAAATGGATTGCTTGTGCTGTGCACGACGAAATAAACTTTGGCTTAAAGGTTGGCGGCGAACTTAAACTGGAAACCACAATTTGCAACGAAATCCGACAGCACAAAAGTGCAGTTGTTATTGATCATGTTGCCGAAGACCCTGAATATGCAGGGCACCACACACCTTTAATGTATGGTTTTCAAAGTTATATCTCTGTTCCAATCACCTTAAAAAACGGTGTTTTTTTCGGAACCCTTTGCGCCATCGACCCGAAGCCTGCAAAGCTTAAAAACCCGGCCATTATTGGCATGTTTACCATATTTGGTGAGTTAATTGCTTCTCATTTAGATGCGCTTGAACAGGTAGCTGAAGCAGAAAAGGAACTTAAAAAGGAGCAAGAAATTGCCATTGTACGCGATCAGTTTATTGCAATTCTCGGTCACGATTTAAAAAATCCTTTGAATGCGATATCCAGCAGTACTCAACTTTTATCCCGCTTAAATTTAGATGAAAAAGGTAGCCGCTTAACTAAAATTATCGCCGATGCTTCTTTCAGAATGAATGGCTTGATTGATAATATCCTTGATTTTGCAAGCGGCCATTTAGGTGCAGGTATTTCAGTAAACCGTACTAAAGACGAAGACCATGAGCGTTTATTAAAAGAGGTAGTAGAAGAGTTGCAAGCCATTTGGCCGGAACGACGAATAAATATGGTTTTCGACTTAACACACCCAATTAATGCAGATGGGAAACGGTTGGCGCAGCTTTTTTCTAATTTACTGGCTAATGCAATTAATTACTCGCCTATTGATTCGGTTGTAGAAGTAACGGCCAGCAGTACCAGCAATCAATTTAATTTGTGCGTAACCAATGCCGGAAAGCAGATACCTGCAGCCGCGATGGAACGCCTATTTCAACCTTTCTCACGCGGTGAGGTAGAACCGAACCAAAAAGGACTTGGACTAGGCTTGTATATTGCTTCAGAAATTGCCCATGCACACAATGGTACCCTTAAAGTATCATCAAATGCAGATAAAACTTGTTTTACCTTAAACTTTGCCAACAATAATGATAACAGTTAA
- a CDS encoding nuclear transport factor 2 family protein has protein sequence MSTPNKLLTEHNAKVVVQDFLNALNTEDFNLARQQLHNEVYFKGVMGERNGADIYIADMEKMKFKYDIKKVFTDGEEVCLWYDINMGSKTIFCAGWYQLEDEKIKSIQVIFDPRPIL, from the coding sequence ATGAGTACGCCCAATAAGTTACTAACCGAGCACAATGCAAAAGTTGTTGTACAGGATTTTTTAAATGCGTTAAACACTGAAGATTTTAATCTGGCAAGGCAGCAATTGCATAACGAGGTGTATTTTAAAGGTGTAATGGGCGAAAGAAATGGAGCTGATATTTACATTGCTGATATGGAGAAGATGAAGTTTAAATACGATATTAAAAAAGTATTTACAGATGGCGAAGAGGTTTGCCTGTGGTATGATATTAATATGGGCAGTAAAACCATCTTCTGTGCCGGCTGGTACCAGCTTGAGGACGAAAAAATTAAATCGATTCAGGTCATATTCGACCCGCGACCCATTTTATAA